The Candidatus Hamiltonella defensa 5AT (Acyrthosiphon pisum) DNA window GTCAGATCATATCGAACAGGCAAAAGAAAAAGACCGTGAATGCAAGAAAAGTGGCGATGATACCGATAATTGCCGCAATGCACGGGAAGCCGTTTTCCGCTACGACCAGGCTCATGCACCTTTACCTAAGTTTGGCAAGGATTTTGAAAAAGAGGTATTAGAAGGTGTTGAGAAAATGAAAAAAGGGCAACCATTAGAATGATGTTAAAAAGACTTTGCAGAAAAAACAGAAAAGTCTTTATTTTAAGAAAAGCATTATCTGGGATTTGGCCAGGATGGGCGTGATTATGATGTTTATGATGAATATAGGGGGGTATCTGGATCTTTCTGTT harbors:
- a CDS encoding EexN family lipoprotein, producing MKIVAAISTLFLSFMMTGCGEETKSTVWWSDHIEQAKEKDRECKKSGDDTDNCRNAREAVFRYDQAHAPLPKFGKDFEKEVLEGVEKMKKGQPLE